TTATCGAGAGGATTTTACAACTGGACGTAATTGCGGATTCGCTCGTTTGAGCGAATCCTTTGGCATTCCGATAGATTCCCTGTATAGACCCGCCTTCGTCCCCGTCTGGAGAGTGAAATGACCGATCCAATTGTGCCTGTCTCAAAAGCTGTAACACCCGATATCCTGACCTTGCCGCGCAAAGACGCGCCGAGCGAGAAGGTGAATCTTGTAGGCTTAACGCGACCTGCTTTGCAGGACGCGCTGATTGCCATCGGGACCAAAGAAAAACAGGCGAAAATGCGGGCCGGTCAGGTCTGGCAGTGGATCTATCAAAAAGGCGTGCGTGACTTTGCTCTGATGAGTAACCTCGCTAAAGACTATCGCGAACTTTTGGCGGCAACCTGTGAAATTCGGATACCCGAAGTTGTGACCAAGCAGGTTTCCGAGGATGGAACGCGCAAATACCTCGTGCGGATTGCGGGCGGCCATGAAGTCGAGATCGTTTATATTCCCGAGGAAAATCGCGGCACCCTTTGTGTGAGTTCGCAAGTTGGTTGCACGCTGACCTGTACGTTCTGTCATACAGGCACGCAAAAATTGGTGCGCAATCTGTCGCCCGCTGAAATTATTGGCCAAGTCTTGGTCGCGCGGGATGATTTGGGCGAATGGCCCAAACTTGGCGTGCCAAACCCGCCTGAAGCACGGCTTTTGTCGAACCTCGTTTTGATGGGCATGGGCGAGCCGCTTTATAATTTTGAAAACGTGCGCGATGCGATGAAAATTGCGATGGATCCCGAGGGTATTTCCCTGTCGCGCCGTCGTATCACGCTGTCCACTTCTGGAGTGGTTCCCGAAATTTGGCGCACGGCCGAGGAAATTGGCTGCCAACTTGCGGTGTCTTTCCACGCGACAACCGATGAGGTGCGCGACGTTTTGGTGCCGATCAACAAACGCTGGAATATTGAAGCCTTGCTAGATGCGCTGCGGGCCTATCCCAAGGTCAGTAATTCCGAGCGCATTACTTTTGAATATGTGATGCTCAAAGGGGTGAATGATTCCGACGAAGACGCCCATCGTTTGATGAAGCTGATCGAGGGAATTCCTGCGAAAATCAATCTCATCCCCTTCAATCCATGGCCCGGTGCCCCCTATGAACGCAGCTCGAACAACCGCATTCACGCCTTTGCGGATATTGTTCACAACGCGGGATATTCATCGCCTATTCGTCGTCCCCGTGGCGAAGACATCATGGCCGCTTGTGGTCAGTTGAAGTCGGAAACCGAACGCGTGCGTAAAAACAAAAAGCAGATCGCAAGAGAAGCTGGTTTAAGCTGAAAATAGGGCGACCTGAGGGCCGCCCTAACTTGGAACTAGCGCCCCGGAACGCTCTTGCGTTTCGCGGTCTTTTCCCAGCCTTCCATAACTTCGATGGCTTCTGCCGCCGTATCCACAAACTGGAACAGCTTTAAATCCTGCTCGGAAATAGTTCCCGCCTCGGCAAGGGCTTCCCAATTGATGATTTTCTGCCAGAACGCTTTGCCAAACAACAGGAACGGGACGGGTTCCATGCGTCCCGTTTGAATGAGGGTCAGGGCCTCAAAAGTTTCATCCAGAGTACCAAACCCACCCGGGAAAACCACGATCGCGCTGGCACGCATCAAGAAGTGCATTTTGCGAATGCCGAAATAGTGGAAGTTGAAGCAAAGCTCGGGCGTGACATATTCGTTGGGGGCTTGCTCAAACGGTAAAACAATATTGAGGCCAATCGAGCGCCCGCCAGCATCAGCGGCACCACGGTTTCCGGCTTCCATCACACCAGGACCACCGCCTGTGACCACGACATTATCGCGGCCCCCAGTTTCCATAGACTTCAACGTCAATATCCGCGCAAATTCGCGGGCTTCGTCGTAAAATTCCGAAAGATCGGCGAGCGTTTTGGTGCGCGCCGTGTGTTTTTTGGCGGGTTCTGGAATCCGCGCGCCGCCAAACATGACGACGGTGGAGTCGATGCCCTGCTCATCTAGCATCATTTCGGGTTTGAGTAATTCAAGCTGTAATCGAACGGGTCGAAGCTCTTCGCGGCACATGAAATCATGGTCGTCAAAGGCCAACCGATACGAGGGCGAGAGCGACTGCGGCGTGTCTGGCGTGTGGTGCGATTGCTCGCGGTCTTGATGGCTGTCGCGAAACGGGTGGCGGCGGCTGTCTTCATTCATGTTCCGTATCCTTTAACCTGCATTGCGCGTTTGTCCTTCTAGGTTTATATCCTTCGACCAACCAACGCCATACAGGAAGACGAAAACGCTATGTCAAACGCACAATTAGAAAACGCCATCGAAGCCGCTTGGGAAGCTCGCGACACGATCACCCCCGCTACAAAGGGTGAGCAACGCGATGCCATCGAAGACACATTGAATGCGCTAGATAGCGGTAAATTACGAGTGGCAGAGCGTCAAGAAAATGGCGATTGGCACGTCAATCAATGGGCCAAGAAGGCCGTATTGTTGGGCTTTCGCATCAAAGACATGGAAGAACAATCCGGCGGTCCACAAGGCGCAAGCTGGTGGGACAAAGTTGATAGCAAGTTTTTAGGGTGGGGTGAAAGCGAGTGGAAAACAGCTGGATTTCGCGCCGTACCAAACGCGATTGTGCGCAAATCTGCCTATATCGCGCCGGGCGTGGTTTTGATGCCATCGTTTGTAAATCTTGGGGCACACGTCGGCGAAGGCACCATGGTTGATACATGGGCCACCGTTGGCTCCTGTGCGCAAATCGGCAAAAACGTGCACCTTTCTGGTGGTGTAGGCATCGGCGGTGTACTTGAGCCCATGCAAGCAGGTCCGACAATCATCGAAGATAATTGCTTTATTGGCGCGCGTTCGGAAGTTGTTGAAGGCTGTATCGTGCGCGAAGGCGCGGTTCTTGGCATGGGGGTTTTCATCGGCCAATCCACCAAAATCGTCGACCGCGAAACGGGCGAAATCATGTACGGCGAAGTGCCCCCTTACTCGGTCGTTGTTTCAGGCTCCTTGCCAAGCAAAAATGGCGTGAACCTCTATTGCGCCGTGATCGTGAAAACAGTGGATGAGCGCACGCGTTCCAAAACGGGCATCAACGAATTGCTCCGCGATTGATCCTTACGGTTCAATGAGAATTAGCGGTGGCGACCATTTATTGGGCTGCCACCGCACAATTTATTCAATACCTTCGACACTCACCAAGCGCGCGGAACTGCACCCATCTCGTATGTGTTTCAAGTTTTGATAGGTCTCGCCGTAGTAGAATTCTTCCCATGCTTTGTGCGACGGAAACTCCAGCAAGACAATCCTGCGTGGCTGCCAATCGCCTTCATAGGTTTTGAGATCGCCACCCCGCGCCAGATACTTTGCGCCAACACGTTCAAGTTCTGGTGAAACCCCCTTCATAAATACCTGATATTGTTCAATGTCCGAGATTTCGACGTCGAAAATTACATAGGCCGCCATATGTCTGATCCCCGTGTTGGTTCGTTTCTGAAAATCGATAAGATGAGCTTAAGTGCTCAAGGCCAAATCGCGGAACTATAAATTTGAAAGGGAGAAGATTGACCGCATGCGCTGCGATTGTTAAGCGGAGGCATGACACAAGACTCACAGCCCAAAAAACCAAAAACGCCTTCCCGCCAACAGGTCTATACTTTGCTCGTCGAAGTTGGACGCAGCGATAACGATGGTTTGCCCGCAAAGTCTACGGGGGCCGCATTAATGATCTATGCGAGTGGCGTAGATGAGGCCGAAGCCGTGCGCGAAACCGTCGCGATTTTGAAGCAGGCAGATATGGCACCGCTGGATGTGTCGGGCTATGGCACGCTTGACGAGCGCCTTGCCGAAGGGCATGATATATCCGACGATGAGCGCGCGTTGATGGCCCGAGCGAAGGCAGAAAACAGCGTAATTGTCGTTCAATCAACACCTTTTTACGACTAGCCCATAAGCGCCGATCTCAGGCTTAGCGCTTCATATGAGCGCAACAGCGGGCGGGCAAGGTTTAGATGGCGTGGCAATGTTCCGGCGGGCATTTTGGCCAGAAGAGTGGTTTGCAACAGTTCGGGATCATCGCAAATTGATCCTGTGTACAGGCTTTCGAGAGACCCGCCAGACACATCAATCACCTCGTGGTTATCCAAGAGCACTTGATAGTATTGGATAGCCGAGAACCTCGATTCCTTAAACGCTGTGCGGCCATTCACAAGATGGCGGGCTTCGACCAAAATTTCCTCTTCGCCAAACAAGTATTCCACCTCTGCGCCACCAACGAGGAGGCGCTGCTCTGGTGCCACAAGGAGATCATGCGTGAGGCCAAAATACGGAGCAGACAGGCGCAAGGGCTGAAAACTACCCTTGGTTGGTACGTGTCTACTCCCCACCCAGCGCACGATTTGTGGCCCATTATCGCGCGTGAGAATTTCATCGCCCACCCGCAGTCTTTCAATGGCTTTGGGACCACGCGGCGTCATGACGGGCGCACCCGCGGCGATCGTCGCGGCTAACCCGACGGGCTCCACGCGGTCCGATATGCCAAAAAAAACGGTCGCCGAATCCGCACGGGTTGTTTGGCGCAAAACGGTTAGCCGTTCGACGATATGAATTGGGAATTCGATGGCTGTGCGCTTCTCGGCCTGAACTAGAACCCCTTCGAGGAGGTTCTCAATCGTTAAGAGAGAACGTTGGTGCTTCATGTCCCAAGAGTAGGTGATGCGCATACTGCGGTCGCGCATTGACGTCCCCGTTGCGACCGACATTGTTTGTCTATTCTGGCCGTTAACCATTTCCAGAACAGTTTGGCCCGTAGGGTCCAATCGAAGCGAAAATCTCTGGTTCCAGTCGCCGACTGCGGAGTATTCAAGGAGCACGATTTGCCCCGTGCGTTCCGCGCTAATTTCGACCTCAACAATAAGACTTCCAGTCGCTATTCCAGTTGGCGGGGACGTGCGGGCGAACACATTGTTGGTCCCCTGATCGCCCTTGGAAAGCTTGGGATCCATGAAGGCGCTATTGGTGAAGTCGCAAAGGGCGAGCCAAGTCATTTGGGGGCCTCGCGGTGGGAATAGGACCTTCGCATTCTAAGCGGCCGCCTTGCCATTAACCAGAAGCTGGGCTTCAAAACCACGCAATGTGCGCCGTGCGGAGGGGCTGTAACCGATGCCAGTATTAGGGTCTATTTCAGGGAAAATGGCGCAAATCTCATCTATGATTTCGCGTTCAAAATTTTGAGCCATTTGCGGTCCGGGAAGGAAGCTTTCGGTTGCAAGACCAGCTGAATAGACAACTTCATGCGTGTCAAAAAGGATGTGCACGTATTCAACGGTACCACCTTCGAGGCGCGTCACGGAGTGGTCGTTCACAAGGTCTTTGGCGGAAACCAAAACTTCAGTATCGCCAAATAGAAGCTCTGCCAAACTGTCGCGAACCAGAACGCGGTGTTGAGGTGAGACCATGAGGTCCTCGTGGTCGCCAAAGGTTTTTGCGCGAATGTGAATTGGGGCCATGACCCCAAGGGCAGGCACAACACGACGGCCAATCCAGCGCACAGGTTGTGCCCCGTTGTCGTTGGTGACCACAAGATCGCCGGGCAGGAGCGTTTCGACCGCAACTTCGCCGTGGGGCGTAAGAATACCGGTCCCCGCGACAAAGCAGGGTATCGTTGAAACGGTGACATAGCCGGTGTCAGTAACGCCGTCGGAGTTTTGAATGCCGTAGGTGAAGTTGATGGTTTCCGGATCGGAATCAACGAGGATCGAAAAGGTTGAGTCCGCATTCAGGGTAACCGTTTGGCCAGTGGCCAACGTGATTGTATCGCCTGCGGAAACCGCATGGCCATTGATGTGGGTGACAGTTAGGACGCCACCCGATGAATCGTAGTCGTTTGCCAAGACGTCCACTCTCCGCGATCCGTCCACGTACATTTCGACTTCATCATGGTGGGCAATCAATACCGTTTGAACAGAATTTCCCGCGATCAAGATTGACGAGTCATACTGGCTATCCGAAACATCGGCGATGCCTATCTGAATCGAGTTAACCTCCCCAGGGATAACGGTCATCGTTAGGGTTAGGGTGACAGTAAAGCCATCCATTTCTGTATTGTATTCGCTGCTGACGTTGCTGGTGAAAAGGTTAATATTATTGGCTTGATTGACGGTATTTACCGTGGCGTTTGCGTCCCCGATAACCGTTGGCGCAACGTCGCCGTTGATCCAAACTCCGATTGCATCGTTGTAGATTGAGTTGGAATATTCGGGAAATTCATCCGAGGCGAACACGAATTGCATCGTGAGGGTGTCCGTTGTCGGGATAAAGTCGATGTTCATATAGCTCGCGTCATAGGTCCGTGCACCTGCGAGATCATCAAAGTCGTCGTTGCCGTTTTCCCCATCACTAGACGAGGTGTAATTGCTGGATTGGTTGGCGTTTCCGGAGGAGCGCGTTATCCCGCTTGCTCGTCCAGTCGAAAGTATAACGCCTGTATCAGAAGGGGTTACGCCGTCGGCGGTCGCGTCGCCCCCAGTATAAATGCCTGAGGAACGAGAGTCGCCAGAATAGCTTGCGCCAACGACAGTTACGCCGTCGCCGAAAATTTCTTCAGCCATCTGTATCGCGCTCGCATTGGTGTTAATTGCGAGTTCTGATGCTGCTACCATGCCTGTCCCCAATCATTGGAAACAGCGCAAACGCCGTGACGGACTGCTCCGCCTATCTTAAAACTGTTTTACTACTTACTGCTCGAAGTGGACCATTTTAGGTCCGCGTTTGCCCTGCCTCGGGTCAATTATTATTGATTTTACAGAAGCAGATTTTTGCTGCTGTGTTAACCTAATTCTGCCTTCTTTCCGATAGTTACCCAGATTTCTGTTCCCCAGATGCAACAAGTTCCTCTCTCTCGATCGGGCATCAGGCTTGCGAAGGCGCAAACGAGCAGGTACCGAATGATCGCAAAAAGGAGAATGTAATGCCCCCCATCGACGCCGTTTCCCTCACCGCCGAGCTTATTCGTTGCCCGTCAGTTACCCCAGTTGAGGGTGGTGCGCTTGTGTTGCTTGAGACGCTTTTGAGCGAGGCTGGATTTGAATGCACGCGCGTGGATCGGGCAGGGGTCAGCAACCTTTTTGCACGTTGGGGACGGCGTGGTGCCAACCAAACGTTTGGCTTCAATGGGCACACAGATGTTGTTCCTGTTGGGGATCTGGCAGCTTGGACGGTGGACCCATTTGGCGGAGAAATCCGCGATGGATGGCTCTTTGGGCGCGGGGCTACAGATATGAAATCGGGGGTTGCGGCCTTTGTGGCTGCGGCGATTGATTTTGTGAAAACGACTCCGCCTAGCGGAGCAATTATCCTGACAATCACGGGCGACGAAGAAGGCGATGCGCTTGATGGCACGACGGCGCTTCTCGATTATATGCAGCAGGCTGGCGAAGCGATGTCGGTTTGCCTTGTTGGGGAGCCAACCTGTCCCGATACCATGGGAGAAATGATGAAAATTGGCCGCCGTGGGAGCATGACAGCCTTTTTTACAGCCAAGGGTGTTCAAGGGCATT
This Falsihalocynthiibacter arcticus DNA region includes the following protein-coding sequences:
- the rlmN gene encoding 23S rRNA (adenine(2503)-C(2))-methyltransferase RlmN; this translates as MTDPIVPVSKAVTPDILTLPRKDAPSEKVNLVGLTRPALQDALIAIGTKEKQAKMRAGQVWQWIYQKGVRDFALMSNLAKDYRELLAATCEIRIPEVVTKQVSEDGTRKYLVRIAGGHEVEIVYIPEENRGTLCVSSQVGCTLTCTFCHTGTQKLVRNLSPAEIIGQVLVARDDLGEWPKLGVPNPPEARLLSNLVLMGMGEPLYNFENVRDAMKIAMDPEGISLSRRRITLSTSGVVPEIWRTAEEIGCQLAVSFHATTDEVRDVLVPINKRWNIEALLDALRAYPKVSNSERITFEYVMLKGVNDSDEDAHRLMKLIEGIPAKINLIPFNPWPGAPYERSSNNRIHAFADIVHNAGYSSPIRRPRGEDIMAACGQLKSETERVRKNKKQIAREAGLS
- a CDS encoding TIGR00730 family Rossman fold protein, which encodes MNEDSRRHPFRDSHQDREQSHHTPDTPQSLSPSYRLAFDDHDFMCREELRPVRLQLELLKPEMMLDEQGIDSTVVMFGGARIPEPAKKHTARTKTLADLSEFYDEAREFARILTLKSMETGGRDNVVVTGGGPGVMEAGNRGAADAGGRSIGLNIVLPFEQAPNEYVTPELCFNFHYFGIRKMHFLMRASAIVVFPGGFGTLDETFEALTLIQTGRMEPVPFLLFGKAFWQKIINWEALAEAGTISEQDLKLFQFVDTAAEAIEVMEGWEKTAKRKSVPGR
- the dapD gene encoding 2,3,4,5-tetrahydropyridine-2,6-dicarboxylate N-succinyltransferase — encoded protein: MSNAQLENAIEAAWEARDTITPATKGEQRDAIEDTLNALDSGKLRVAERQENGDWHVNQWAKKAVLLGFRIKDMEEQSGGPQGASWWDKVDSKFLGWGESEWKTAGFRAVPNAIVRKSAYIAPGVVLMPSFVNLGAHVGEGTMVDTWATVGSCAQIGKNVHLSGGVGIGGVLEPMQAGPTIIEDNCFIGARSEVVEGCIVREGAVLGMGVFIGQSTKIVDRETGEIMYGEVPPYSVVVSGSLPSKNGVNLYCAVIVKTVDERTRSKTGINELLRD
- a CDS encoding DUF1330 domain-containing protein, whose amino-acid sequence is MAAYVIFDVEISDIEQYQVFMKGVSPELERVGAKYLARGGDLKTYEGDWQPRRIVLLEFPSHKAWEEFYYGETYQNLKHIRDGCSSARLVSVEGIE
- a CDS encoding Hint domain-containing protein, whose translation is MTWLALCDFTNSAFMDPKLSKGDQGTNNVFARTSPPTGIATGSLIVEVEISAERTGQIVLLEYSAVGDWNQRFSLRLDPTGQTVLEMVNGQNRQTMSVATGTSMRDRSMRITYSWDMKHQRSLLTIENLLEGVLVQAEKRTAIEFPIHIVERLTVLRQTTRADSATVFFGISDRVEPVGLAATIAAGAPVMTPRGPKAIERLRVGDEILTRDNGPQIVRWVGSRHVPTKGSFQPLRLSAPYFGLTHDLLVAPEQRLLVGGAEVEYLFGEEEILVEARHLVNGRTAFKESRFSAIQYYQVLLDNHEVIDVSGGSLESLYTGSICDDPELLQTTLLAKMPAGTLPRHLNLARPLLRSYEALSLRSALMG
- a CDS encoding Hint domain-containing protein, producing the protein MVAASELAINTNASAIQMAEEIFGDGVTVVGASYSGDSRSSGIYTGGDATADGVTPSDTGVILSTGRASGITRSSGNANQSSNYTSSSDGENGNDDFDDLAGARTYDASYMNIDFIPTTDTLTMQFVFASDEFPEYSNSIYNDAIGVWINGDVAPTVIGDANATVNTVNQANNINLFTSNVSSEYNTEMDGFTVTLTLTMTVIPGEVNSIQIGIADVSDSQYDSSILIAGNSVQTVLIAHHDEVEMYVDGSRRVDVLANDYDSSGGVLTVTHINGHAVSAGDTITLATGQTVTLNADSTFSILVDSDPETINFTYGIQNSDGVTDTGYVTVSTIPCFVAGTGILTPHGEVAVETLLPGDLVVTNDNGAQPVRWIGRRVVPALGVMAPIHIRAKTFGDHEDLMVSPQHRVLVRDSLAELLFGDTEVLVSAKDLVNDHSVTRLEGGTVEYVHILFDTHEVVYSAGLATESFLPGPQMAQNFEREIIDEICAIFPEIDPNTGIGYSPSARRTLRGFEAQLLVNGKAAA
- the dapE gene encoding succinyl-diaminopimelate desuccinylase; this encodes MPPIDAVSLTAELIRCPSVTPVEGGALVLLETLLSEAGFECTRVDRAGVSNLFARWGRRGANQTFGFNGHTDVVPVGDLAAWTVDPFGGEIRDGWLFGRGATDMKSGVAAFVAAAIDFVKTTPPSGAIILTITGDEEGDALDGTTALLDYMQQAGEAMSVCLVGEPTCPDTMGEMMKIGRRGSMTAFFTAKGVQGHSAYPHRAKNPLPALARLMDRLASHELDAGTDHFDASTLAITTIDTGNPANNVIPAVCKGTVNIRFNDTHSGESLSAWLHQEVAKVSEEMNVEIDVVIKVSGESFVTPPGELSAMISKAVTAVTGVVPVASTTGGTSDARFVKNHCPVVEFGLVGKTMHQVDERVEVAHIEQLKSIYARILSEYFQ